A region of the Candidatus Desulfatibia profunda genome:
ATGGTTTCAATCTGATCTGCGGCGGATTCTTCCACGTCCTTCAGGCCGCAGACAAACATGGTATCTCTATTGTCACTGTCAAATCCGGTGCCGTCGCAGAGAGCAGTTCCTAATTTTGATTCAATCAACGCCTTTCGCAGAGGAGATCCCGAATTTCCAAGAAGAATTTGCCCCAGCAATACCAGTGTCAAAACCTCAAAAGCGTTTTTAATATCGGCAGTGAGCCAGGCGACACAAACCTGGCATTTTTTGGATGGGTCTTCATTTTTTCCTAAAGGGTATTGGTATGTCGCTTTTTTCGGCATGCTCAAGCGGGGCTGTAAAGGAACCTTTGTCTGGGGGTCGATGCGTTCAAAATGCTTTAAGACGGTATCATTGATAAATTCCAGATGATCTTTTAAGGGCAGGTTTCCATAAGTGTAAAAAAAAGCGTTGCTCGGATGGTAATGCCGCCTGTGGAAAGCCCTAAGCTGTTCATAGGTCAACGTCGGCATTACCGCAGGGTCACCTCCTGAGTTGTACCTGTATGTCGTTTGTGGATAGAGGGCATTTAGAATGGATCGGCCCATCACCTGGCTCGGGGATGACATGGCACCTTTCATCTCATTATAGACGACCCCTTTATAAACCAGCTTCAAGGAATCCGAAGTTGGCGAATCATTCTCGACTTCCAGTCGATGCCCTTCCTGCTTGAAACTCAGTTCATCGATTTTGGGATAAAAAGCCGAATCAAGATAAACATCCATAAGGTTGTAAAAATCTTTCCTGTTCTGGCTGGAAAACGGATACATGGTCCAGTCCGAGGAAGTAAAAGCGTTCATGAAAGTACTTAAACTTCTTCGCAGCATGGAAAAAAACGGATCATGAACAGAAAACTTTTTAGAACCGCATAAAACGGTATGTTCCAGAATGTGAGCGACACCGGTTGAATCCGTAGGGACCGTTTTAAACGCCACACCAAAAGTGTTTTCCTTGTCATTATTGCTGATGTGGACATGTTTGGCTCCGGTAGCGGCATGCTCGAACTCATAAAAAAAGAAACCGTTTTCCTCAATTTCCACAATGCGGTTAACATCATAGCCGAAAATATGGCTGTCTTTGCTAAAGCCCGGATTGTTTTGATCAACAGACCTATTCATAAATCAATCCTAATGGAGTTATGACGCTATGTAGACGCCGCGACCTTTGCGAATAATTTTGCCCATCTTATGCAGCCGGAAAATAATATTGCGAAGCTTTTTTTCTCTAAAACCTGTTCTGTTCCGGATCTCGGCAAATCCCACACCTTTTCTGAAGCGTTTGATGACATCCAGCGCCATGTCGGAAGAAGTCATGGCAGAGCTGCCGGTTCCTGCTTGGCCACCGGCAATCTTTGGGGCGAAGGCCCGTCGGCCTTCACCGGCGGCTGCCGGTGTCTTAATAAGCATTTCCAATCGATCCATTTTGGCCGAAAGCTTGTCAATATCTTTGCGAGTCGGTATATTGTAATATTGCATGAAGAACTTCACCATTGCATCAAAACTTACTGATTTTCCTCTTTTCCTTGCCATGTCATCCTCCTTGAATAGCGGGTCATTGAATAGCGGTTTGAATGTCTAGCAAGTAAATAGATCCGAATGCATTAAAAACTACTTAATAATACATAAAAAGTCAAGTTAACCCTGATCCGGATATTTCATAAAAAACCGGAATATCTTTAAAATCGTTGCGCGATTTAATACAAGCATGTCCATGGCGGACTTAATAAAAGGAAAATTCGATACAATCAAATTGAAAATAACACCCTTTCATGTTAAATGCTAGCCAACTCGAAATTTGCATGGGCAACCCGAATATTTCATGAGCAACCTCAAGATGAATACGAACCAAAACAACCTGAACCCGAAACCATCAGGCTCCGGGCAACGCAAGAATACTATCCGGCAATTCATGGAGCGCGCCAAAAAGCTGCAGGGAGATCCCCATTACGTCGCCATGGGCATGGCCATCGGAGTTTTTGTAAGCATCACGCCTACAATTCCCTTTCATACGGTCATCGCTGTCGTCCTGGCGTTTGTCTTGAGAGGCAGCAAACCTGCCGCCGTTATCGGCGTTTGGTTTTCAAATCCGGTCACCATACCCGTTTTCTACCTGGCAAGCTACAAGGCCGGAATGTTTTTGCTCGGCAAATCAGTACCTTTTGACGCAAAATACGAGTCGATATCCGAGTTGTTGAAATTGGGGCTGGATGTTACCGCTGCCATGATCGCCGGCGGTGCGGTACTTGGCATTCTGCCGGGTGTTGCAGCTTATTTTATAACCCGCAAAATAATTGCGAAAATCCGTTCAAGAAAAATGCATGAAATCTCCCAGGACACTCCTTGCAGCTCATAATTTACGGGCCAAGAAACAGTTGGGTCAGAATTTTTTAGCGGATCCGTCTGCTGCTGCAATGATTGTAAGCCGCAGCAGAATCTTACCCGAGGATGTCGTTTTGGAAATCGGGGCCGGCCTCGGTGCCCTTACAATCCCGGTGGCGCAGATTGCCGAAAAGGTCTACGCCGTTGATAAAGATCGTAATATTTTAGATATCTTAAAAACGGAGCTGTCGGCAAATAACCTTACAAACGTTGTTTTAATGGAAAAAAACATATTGAATGTCGACATTCAGGCCCTGGCGGAGACCGTCGGTCGCAAAATCATCGTCATGGGGAACCTGCCCTACAACATTTCTTCTCAAATCCTTGTTCGACTTATAACATCCAGAATCGTGGTAAGCCGAGCTGTTCTTATGTTTCAGAAAGAACTGGCCCAGCGCATCAGGGCCCTGCCCGGCTGCAAGGAATATGGTCGACTTACGGTTATGCTGCGGTACTGCAGCGACATAAAAAAACTTGCCGATGTAAAGGCATCGCTTTTTTTTCCTAAACCCAAAGTCGATTCCGAGGTTCTTGAGATCGAGTTTAAAACGCTGACGGAGCATTCGGCAATTGATGAGGCGTTCCTTTTCAGGGTTGTCAAAGCCGGTTTCGGAAACAGAAGAAAAACGCTTAGAAACGCGCTTGCCGCCAGCGAACTAAAAATTGATTCAAAAACAGCCGCTCAATTGCTAAAATGTTCGAATATCGATCCTGTCCGGCGAGCCGAAACCCTGAGTGTAGAAGAGTTTGTCAGGTTGAGCAATACTCTGTTCAAGTTAAAAACAGATAACTTTCATTAAACATAACCGCTCAATCAGGGGTATTGTTAATCGGCTATTTCCGGTTTGACGATAATGGTTGCCGCTTTGCGATTCTCCAAGTATCGCTTGGCAATCTCCGATACCTCTTCTTTTTTAATTGCAGCATAATCCGGCAGTATTGTCCGGCACCATTCGAGTTGCTGGGGATATTGTTCCGAGCCCGTGAGGACCGTGTTCAACCAGTACTCGTTTTTGCGCCGCATGTCTTTAATGCTGGTAAGTGTTGGTGCAACAGCACATTTGAACTCTTCCCGGGTGGCGCCATTTTCAGCAAAATCCGATATTAATTTCTTTACAACGCTTACAACCGCATCGGCTTCGCGGGGATCGACTTGCACCATGACTTGGAACACCCCATATCCCGGATACGCCCGACTCGGGCTGTTAAAGGCAAAAGTGGAATAAGCCGCTCCCAGCTTTTCGCGGATCTTTTCGCGAAGCCGGTCGGAAACTATATCTGCCAGTATGGAAAAACGGCGTGTTCTATTAATATGCCATAAATCTTCTGTTGGATAGGCAACAACGACTAGCCCCTTGGGAATTTCGGTTTTCACAG
Encoded here:
- a CDS encoding DUF2062 domain-containing protein, with translation MNTNQNNLNPKPSGSGQRKNTIRQFMERAKKLQGDPHYVAMGMAIGVFVSITPTIPFHTVIAVVLAFVLRGSKPAAVIGVWFSNPVTIPVFYLASYKAGMFLLGKSVPFDAKYESISELLKLGLDVTAAMIAGGAVLGILPGVAAYFITRKIIAKIRSRKMHEISQDTPCSS
- the rsmA gene encoding ribosomal RNA small subunit methyltransferase A; amino-acid sequence: MKSPRTLLAAHNLRAKKQLGQNFLADPSAAAMIVSRSRILPEDVVLEIGAGLGALTIPVAQIAEKVYAVDKDRNILDILKTELSANNLTNVVLMEKNILNVDIQALAETVGRKIIVMGNLPYNISSQILVRLITSRIVVSRAVLMFQKELAQRIRALPGCKEYGRLTVMLRYCSDIKKLADVKASLFFPKPKVDSEVLEIEFKTLTEHSAIDEAFLFRVVKAGFGNRRKTLRNALAASELKIDSKTAAQLLKCSNIDPVRRAETLSVEEFVRLSNTLFKLKTDNFH